Proteins from a single region of Arctopsyche grandis isolate Sample6627 chromosome 1, ASM5162203v2, whole genome shotgun sequence:
- the LOC143917293 gene encoding sodium channel protein Nach-like yields MNRRKNIVMGGENGGLLPNNFKIKKFALNSFEKLKTFVGVCWGRFKKTGKEYFENSSINCYQYIVDDTMENWERWMWRIVHAVATGVALWLLWVAGNGAILAPVATTRAPTDVSLSTVPHPAVAICPYNKISRAKATKLAESLIANKSLPYDVEKLVELLSFLGLALDLEMPEDDEMETLHGILEPYNLETLMRDLAPSCDEILIRCIWRGVTRECSQIFTMRKTMEGFCCIFNYGRIGDAFLTNLTVDKGPKLMAMSGQDRGLSVLLNPMLEDYLYTKMFRPVERIVRKRPGQFGDETDSAIGFSRRRDDSAP; encoded by the exons ATGAACAGacgaaaaaatattgttatggGAGGTGAGAATGGAGGATTGCTcccaaataatttcaaaattaaaaagtttgcCTTAAATTCGTTTGAAAAATTGAAGACATTCGTTGGCGTGTGTTGGGGTAGATTCAAAAAGACCGGTAAGGAATATTTCGAAAATTCTTCGATTAACTGTTATCAATATATCGTCGACGACACCATGGAAAATTGGGAAAG ATGGATGTGGCGCATAGTACATGCTGTAGCAACTGGAGTAGCACTTTGGCTACTGTGGGTAGCCGGAAATGGAGCCATTTTAGCCCCTGTGGCTACAACACGTGCCCCAACTGACGTGTCTCTTTCTACTGTACCTCATCCTGCTGTAGCAATATGCCCCTACAATAAAATAAGTCGTGCCAAAGCAACAAAACTAGCCGAGTCGCT AATTGCCAACAAGTCCCTGCCGTATGACGTAGAAAAATTAGTTGAGTTGCTGAGTTTCTTGGGTCTCGCTTTAGATTTGGAGATGCCTGAAGATGATGAAATGGAAACGCTTCACGGCATCCTCGAACCTTATAACCTGGAGACACTGATGAGAGAT ctGGCGCCCAGTTGCGATGAAATATTGATTCGTTGTATATGGCGAGGTGTTACAAGAGAATGTTCGCAAATTTTCACAATGCGCAAAACTATGGAAGGTTTctgttgtatttttaattatggaAGAATAGGCGACGCATTTCTaac TAATTTGACTGTTGATAAAGGACCAAAATTAATGGCAATGTCTGGACAAGATCGTGGCCTATCTGTATTGTTGAATCCAATGCTTGAAGATTATCTGTATACGA aaatgttTCGACCTGTGGAGCGAATTGTTAGAAAGAGACCCGGTCAATTCGGCGACGAGACCGATTCGGCGATAGGTTTTTCTCGACGACGCGATGATTCAGCACCGTGA